One segment of Nostoc flagelliforme CCNUN1 DNA contains the following:
- the aat gene encoding leucyl/phenylalanyl-tRNA--protein transferase: MEYDIAAIVEGYAQGYFLMADERDRLSWYGSRDRTFIPLDKRFRYPKSLQRVLNQERFSVAINRDFQAVVAGCADRETTWISPELQKIYWLLYQSGYAYSFETWQGDKLAGGILGIVIGGAFIGESMFYRIPEGSKVAMVKLVERLRQRKFVFFDAQMMNPHLERFGAYRVEDEEYQGLLKQALERRCFLL; the protein is encoded by the coding sequence ATGGAATATGATATCGCGGCTATTGTTGAGGGTTATGCACAAGGCTATTTTCTCATGGCTGATGAGCGCGATCGCCTGAGTTGGTACGGAAGTCGCGATCGAACTTTTATTCCTTTGGATAAACGGTTTCGCTACCCCAAGTCTTTGCAGCGTGTCCTGAATCAAGAGCGTTTTAGTGTGGCTATTAATCGGGACTTTCAAGCTGTGGTGGCTGGGTGTGCTGACAGAGAGACAACTTGGATTTCACCGGAATTACAAAAGATTTACTGGCTACTTTACCAGAGTGGTTATGCTTATAGTTTTGAAACTTGGCAAGGTGACAAATTAGCTGGGGGAATTTTAGGGATTGTTATTGGTGGGGCTTTTATTGGCGAGTCGATGTTTTACCGGATTCCCGAAGGCTCGAAGGTAGCGATGGTAAAGTTGGTGGAAAGATTGCGTCAGAGGAAATTTGTGTTTTTCGATGCCCAAATGATGAATCCGCATTTGGAGAGGTTTGGGGCCTATCGGGTTGAGGATGAAGAATATCAAGGTTTACTTAAGCAAGCATTGGAACGTCGCTGTTTTTTACTATAA
- the rpsN gene encoding 30S ribosomal protein S14 encodes MAKKSMIEREKKRTKLIEKYADKRQALLEEFRSAASPLDKLEVHRKIQQLPRNSAPTRHRNRCWLTGRSRGVYRDFGLSRNVLREWAHEGLLPGVVKSSW; translated from the coding sequence ATGGCAAAAAAGAGCATGATTGAGCGCGAGAAAAAGCGCACTAAGTTGATAGAAAAGTATGCTGACAAGCGGCAAGCTCTTTTAGAAGAGTTCAGAAGTGCAGCATCTCCCCTAGATAAGCTAGAAGTCCACCGGAAGATTCAACAGCTACCCCGGAATAGTGCGCCCACCCGTCACCGCAATCGTTGCTGGTTGACTGGTCGTTCTAGAGGTGTTTACCGCGATTTTGGACTGTCTCGGAACGTGCTGAGAGAATGGGCGCATGAAGGTCTATTGCCTGGAGTTGTTAAGTCTAGTTGGTAA
- the nth gene encoding endonuclease III, with translation MGNREKEVLPLKQRAIEILARLKRLYPDATCSLNYSTPVQLLVATILSAQCTDERVNKVTPALFDRFPDAESLAIADLVELENLVRSTGFYRNKAKNIQAACRMIVSEFDSVVPNQMEQLLKLPGVARKTANVVLGHAYGINVGVTVDTHVKRLSERLGLTQAKDPVRIEQDLMGLLPQPDWENWSIRLIYHGRAICKARSPVCIACELADLCPAANKPVVVG, from the coding sequence GTGGGGAATAGGGAAAAGGAAGTTTTACCTTTAAAGCAACGGGCGATAGAAATTTTAGCTCGGCTGAAGCGTCTCTATCCAGATGCTACTTGCTCTTTGAACTACTCAACGCCAGTACAATTGTTGGTGGCAACGATTCTCTCTGCTCAGTGTACTGATGAGCGGGTGAATAAGGTGACACCAGCTTTATTTGATCGGTTTCCTGATGCTGAGAGTTTAGCGATCGCTGACTTGGTAGAATTAGAAAACTTGGTGCGTTCAACAGGGTTTTATCGCAATAAAGCCAAGAACATTCAAGCTGCCTGTCGAATGATTGTTAGCGAATTTGACTCTGTTGTGCCTAACCAAATGGAGCAATTATTAAAGCTTCCAGGTGTGGCGCGGAAGACAGCAAATGTAGTCTTGGGTCATGCGTATGGCATTAATGTTGGGGTGACGGTAGATACTCACGTTAAGCGCCTTAGCGAACGTTTGGGTTTAACCCAAGCAAAAGACCCCGTTCGGATTGAGCAAGATTTAATGGGTTTATTGCCACAGCCTGATTGGGAAAATTGGTCAATTCGGCTGATTTATCACGGTCGTGCTATTTGTAAAGCACGCTCTCCTGTCTGTATTGCTTGTGAACTTGCTGATTTATGTCCTGCTGCTAATAAGCCAGTGGTTGTAGGGTAA